The following proteins come from a genomic window of Spea bombifrons isolate aSpeBom1 chromosome 10, aSpeBom1.2.pri, whole genome shotgun sequence:
- the LOC128467539 gene encoding E3 ubiquitin-protein ligase RNF182-like: MGSDGNDCSTELAIYNQLERYEVLVVSAYTTVTMTDTDYPDDDREDRSPTYVAPALKMSNEKLTVDELECKICYQKFNTHGRKPKILDCLHRVCARCLTKILLIGGGSPSVSCPFCRHDTELQEDAVGGLPDDTNIMSKLTEKDKAPSNPDCTEVVLTPKNLSSSSPSHGSSNCLVITIMEVQREPGRTPSQNTLSDYYTEHSVDSASVSSHGQIDPDLFSKLCNHVPRILVWLLGFFYFGSLPLGIYLLVIQRVTLGIVCVSLVPSSLTVCLVYGFCQCLCQGMCDCSSRS, from the exons ATGGGCTCGGACGGCAACGACTGTTCcacagagcttgcaatctataacCAACTTGAGCGGTATGAGGTACTCGTGGTATCTGCATACACGACAGTCACGATGACAGACACAGATTACCCAGATGATGACAGGGAGGACCGCAGCCCTACTTATGT aGCCCCCGCATTAAAGATGAGCAACGAGAAGCTGACGGTCGACGAATTGGAATGTAAGATCTGTTACCAGAAATTCAATACTCATGGCCGTAAACCCAAGATTCTGGACTGCCTTCACCGCGTGTGCGCCAGGTGCCTAACAAAGATACTACTCATCGGAGGAGGCTCTCCCTCCGTCAGTTGCCCCTTTTGCCGCCATGACACCGAGCTGCAGGAGGACGCGGTCGGCGGGCTGCCAGATGACACCAACATCATGTCGAAACTTACTGAGAAGGATAAAGCGCCTTCTAACCCGGACTGCACCGAGGTGGTCTTGACCCCAAAGAACTTGTCTTCTTCTAGTCCTTCTCACGGCTCCTCAAACTGTTTGGTTATCACGATAATGGAGGTACAGAGGGAACCCGGTAGGACGCCCAGTCAGAACACCCTGTCCGACTACTACACGGAACACAGTGTGGACTCGGCTTCGGTGAGCTCGCACGGGCAGATAGACCCCGACCTTTTCTCCAAACTTTGTAACCACGTCCCGAGGATCCTGGTTTGGCTTCTTGGCTTTTTCTACTTTGGCTCTCTTCCTCTGGGAATCTATTTGCTGGTGATCCAGAGGGTCACCCTCGGGATCGTGTGCGTCAGCCTCGTGCCCTCTAGTTTAACCGTGTGTCTCGTGTACGGATTCTGCCAGTGTCTCTGCCAAGGAATGTGCGACTGCTCTTCAAGAAGTTGA
- the SLC7A9 gene encoding B(0,+)-type amino acid transporter 1, which yields MDDGNARNRKGVKDGAIDQQSIQSKEPKSMNLQKQVGLVSGVSLIVGTIIGSGIFISPKSVLLNTGAVGPCLIIWTVCGVISVLGALCFAELGTMITKSGGEYPYLMEAFGPIPAFLFSWASVIVMKPSSFAIICLSFAEYASAPFYPGCTPPTVVIKCLAAAAIMTITTVNALSVKLASYVQNFFTAAKMIIIIVIIVSGIVLLAQGNTQNFQNSFEGSKITAGGIGLALYNGLWAYDGWNQLNYITEELKNPYRNLPLSIIIGIPVIVVCYLLINVSYFTVMTATELLQSPAVAVTFGDRVLHPAAWIVPLFVAFSTIGSANGTCFTAGRLTYVAGREGHMLKFLSYISVKRLTPAPAITFYGIVGMIYIIPADINTLINYFSFAVWIFYGLTIAGLIVMRFTKKDLKRPIKIPIFIPIIMVVVSLYLVLAPIIDKPEWAYLYCVLFIFSGLIIYFPFVHYKVKWAQKITKPLTMYIQMLMEVVPPEEEAAE from the exons ATGGACGACGGGAATGCCAGAAACCGGAAGGGGGTTAAGGATGGAGCAATAGACCAGCAGTCCATCCAAAGCAAAGAGCCCAAGTCCATGAACCTACAGAAACAG GTGGGCCTGGTCAGCGGGGTCAGCCTTATCGTCGGAACGATTATCGGATCTGGCATTTTTATTTCCCCCAAATCGGTTCTCCTGAACACCGGCGCGGTGGGACCGTGTCTCATCATCTGGACCGTCTGCGGAGTCATCTCTGTATTGG GTGCCCTGTGTTTTGCCGAGCTCGGCACCATGATCACGAAGTCTGGGGGAGAGTACCCCTACCTCATGGAAGCCTTTGGGCCGATCCCCGCTTTCCTTTTTTCCTGGGCAAGTGTCATCGTAATGAAGCCGTCGTCGTTTGCCATCATCTGCCTGAGTTTTGCAGAGTACGCGTCTGCGCCCTTTTACCCGGGATGCACCCCGCCGACGGTGGTCATTAAATGCCTGGCAGCGGCGGCCATCA TGACGATCACAACGGTGAACGCCCTGAGCGTCAAGCTGGCGAGTTACGTGCAGAACTTCTTCACAGCCGCCAAGATGATAATCATCATAGTTATTATTGTGAGCGGCATCGTTCTGCTGGCGCAAG GAAACACCCAGAACTTTCAGAACAGTTTTGAAGGTTCTAAGATCACAGCCGGAGGGATCGGCTTGGCTCTTTACAACGGCCTTTGGGCGTACGATGGATG GAATCAGCTCAATTATATTACAGAAGAGCTGAAAAATCCATACAG AAATCTCCCCCTCTCTATTATAATCGGGATCCCGGTCATCGTCGTCTGTTACCTGCTGATAAACGTCTCCTATTTCACGGTGATGACGGCCACCGAGCTCTTGCAGTCGCCAGCAGTGGCCGTG ACGTTTGGGGATCGTGTTCTGCATCCCGCGGCCTGGATAGTCCCGTTGTTTGTTGCGTTTTCAACTATTGGGTCGGCGAATGGTACCTGCTTCACGGCTGGCAG GCTGACGTACGTGGCTGGCCGCGAAGGCCACATGTTGAAGTTCCTGTCCTACATCAGCGTCAAGCGTCTGACCCCAGCGCCCGCCATCACCTTCTAT GGCATCGTTGGAATGATTTACATTATTCCGGCCGATATTAACACCCTCATCAACTACTTCAGCTTCGCAGTCTGGATATTCTACGGTTTAACAATCGCTGGACTCATCGTCATGAGATTCACAAAAAAAGATCTCAAAAGACCAATTAAG ATTCCGATATTCATCCCGATCATTATGGTCGTGGTTTCGCTTTACCTGGTCCTGGCGCCCATCATTGATAAGCCGGAATGGGCCTACCTTTACTGCGTGCTGTTTATATTCAGCGGCCTCATCATATACTTCCCGTTCGTGCATTACAAAGTCAAGTGGGCGCAGAAAATCACAA agCCGCTGACAATGTACATCCAGATGTTGATGGAAGTGGTTCCGCCGGAGGAGGAGGCGGCGGAGTAA